CTTCACACGCCTTGTCACAAGCGCCAGCACCAAACCAGCACAACTCGCAGCGGCCATCAAGTCATACCAAGGAGCAGACGAAAGTTTCTGCCTCGTTCACCGCGATTCGGTCCTTATCTTTGACGGAGGCGAAGGAGACAAGCAGGGTGACGAACTGGATGACGTTCACCACGAGCATTTCCGGATCGTCTGTCTAGCTCTCAAGGAACATGACATCGGCTTGGACGTGGCTGGATGTATACATGATGCCAGCAATGCTCTTGGGGCTGGGTTTCAGCTTGACAAGTTGAATGATGGAGCAGCGTTGGTTATCGACTTGGTGGAGGTCGAAGAGgacagtgatgatgaggattAAGCCGCTTGAAGAAAGAAACCGCTATgaaataattaaaagagTCACATCTTCGCTTCGTTGGACGATGTTGAATCCGTAACGCTGCAGCTGACCCTGGTGAAATTTCCCAGATCACGTCTTCTTTGAACACAAAACTCATTCGGCAGGAGCAAAACAAtgatataaaataaatattatagTGATATTTATGCTTACTGTAACCGGCAGGCTATCTACACTCTAAGTCGTTAATAAAGCAGTCTATGCCATGCGTCTAAACCTAACCAGAACTAGAAAACAGGGACATGTCTATTCCAAAACCCCTCTGCCACCAAAACAGAGTACCAGTAATAAAGCACAGGAAGATTCCAATACTGAGGCCAATCATCAGCCTGTATGAGGTAGTCCGCTCCTTGAGCAGAACGTAGCCACCTGCCGCCCTGCTCTGCAAAGAAGTCCAGGCTGCCATCAACTTGTCCACGCCGAGGGCGTAGTAGATCAAACCCATCAGACTGATGCTGTAGCCTAGGATTTGAATGGGCGTGATCTCGGTGCGCCAGATGGCGGTTGAGCAAGCGATAAGGAGGATGTTTTTGAAGATGCCGGTGAGTGTCGTAACCAGACCAGATGTCTTGCCAATCTGAAGCATGTGAGCAAGGGAATCACTGTAAGTCAGAATGGTGTAACTCACCAAGACCATACTTGTAAAGTTCACCGTGAAGCCGACCGCAGCATTGGCAAGCAGAATCAGCGGGCCAACACTCATTGCCGTGTCAAATTGGAAACGCGGCAGCTCAATAGCAAGGGCCATGGTGAGGTTCACCAAAGCACAAACTGGGGCAGTGTAGTAAAGACAGACCAGAGGGTCCATGTTCATGCCTTCACCACCCAGCATAACCTGCAGCATCACGACTCTGACGGCCTCAAACACCAAACCGGCGGCCTGATAAGCGAATCCGGTCCAAGAGATGGCAATCTCGCCTGCACTAGCCATTGCGACGCCAGAAACAATGACAGCGATGTTGACAATCATGCCCACGGTAGGTGTGGTCACGGCCCAGATCCATGACACGAAGAGCACGACGGCAGGTGATccggccttgagcatctggATGAAGGCCACTGACAAGTATTCATAGACAACATTGGCACAGACAAGGGAGCCTGAAGAGACAATTCCGATCGGGATAATGGTGCGGATGTAGAAGCGACGGTTGATGGATAAGTCATGTCGACTGTCGAGGAGCTTTGTGGTGTGTGCGAGGATTTGTGTTACGATTGATGCGAAGAGTAGGTGCCAGCCTGTTAACAGAATAGCTGAGAGTCATGTTAGTAAACAGTCATCGAGGTTGAGTGTGAAGACGCATACGATAATCTGTGCGAGATGTTAGCAGTGCACGGCATCGGTCATCGTGAGGTCCTCACCAAATCCCGCAGTATCAATAATCCATTTATTAAATATGACAGTCGCATTTGAGCTGACGATCCAAGCACTGCAATCGCATTAGCAAAAACACACAGGTAGCGAAACCTTCATGCGCACATCATGTACAGCGCCGTGTGCATCGTCGGGCTCAGCCAAGGAGCTCGCGGCACAGGCACTTCTTGTAGAGGAAGCTCATTCTGCGGAGCCATGGCTGAAGGTGTGTTTGAAAGTGTAGCGAAAGAAAGAAACTCCAATTGTGACAAACAAAAAAAGATGGCAGAAGCAGGTCTAGGACAAAGAAGCAGGGCTTGAGGACAACTGAATTGACAATTTCGAGTGTAAAGGGGAATGAGTAGACACTGTTGAAGGAGGTGGAAAAGATGGATTTGGGGCTGTAATTGACTTTCTTGTCAAAGGCCCAGGGATGTGAGAGACAGAGTAGAAAGTGGGCATGGCAAATCGGGCCTGGGCTGTATCCTCCTACCCgcccttttttcttctcctttcgTCGCCATGCAATCGTCTTTCCAGGGAGAGGGTGTGTGGAATGTCCCGCAAAAGTCTAGGTTCATTCGTCAGCTACCGCAGTCTGGGAATGCAAGGGAGGAGGATtgcaggtggtggtgacatTTCAATGTCTCACCCAGCCGTGGATAGTATGAGCATGGCCCAAAGGACACGGTAGCCACCCTGTGCATTCTCCCTACATTCTCTAAAAGATGCACTACACACTGTGATGAAACGAATGCCTTGAGAAAAAAGCTTGTTATGCAGGTCTCGGTGATGGAAAGGGGCGATACATTGTATTCAAGGGAGAATCATGTCTCCACATGAATCTTGACCTTTTCCCCTGGCGATATCTCCCCGTTAAAGACTAAAACGACGGCTTTCCTTCTTTCGATTCTCATTTTCAACCATCGACAAGCTTTACAAGTCGGCTGAGGCTGCAACAGACAGTCATTATGAAGGCTGCAACCTTTTCCAGCTCGCTCATGTGGTTCTCACGCAAGACGACTGcctttgccgccgccgccgtctttTGCGTCATCTTTTCGCTCGTGATGCTACATCAGTATAGCGAGAGTCTTCCGCAAATCACTTGGAGACCGTATACTGCGCCGCAGAATGGTTGGGGCATCGACTTGGATACACCTGTCTGCGCCGAGAGTCGGGATATTGTATCGGAGGACCTCTGGGCCGAGTCCAGAAGAAAGTACCAGCATCTCCGGGACGACAAGTTTACGTATGTTTCAGTCTTGACTCTGCGACTCTTGACTAACTCGTCACAGTTTGGTCATCTCGACGTATAAGCGGCCCGATAGTCTCAACGCGACCTTGAGTCTTGTCCTGAGCGAAGAGATCCCAACGCTCCAcgaagtcgtcgtcgtctggAACGAAGTCAACACGACAGCGCCAGCCGACTTCATCTCGGATTACAATGTCAGGGTGCGATTCCGAGTGTCGCCACGCAACAGTCTCAACATGAAGCTCTGGGCCGATCCTGAATTCCGCACGCAGGCCATCCTCTTGTCTGACGACGACTGCCACTACGAGCCCGATGATAtgggcttcatcttcaactacTGGAAGGAGCATGCCCAAGATCGGATCGTGGGCGCGTTTCCACGTTCCTACACCAtcggcgaggatggccagTACAAGTACAGCTTTGCCAGAGGCTGGGACAGGTACTCGATGATCCTCACGGGTCTGGCCTTTGCACACATCTCCTTCCTCGACTATTACTCATCTGACGACCCGCTGATGACCGACATTCGAAACCTGATTGACGAAAAGTTCAACTGCGAAGACATTGCCCTCAACTACATCGTGTCCATGTTGACGTGCAACAGCCCGCTGCAGGTCGTGGGCCTCAAGCACCCCATCAACGCCGGAGGGAAGCACGGCATCAGCACTAAGAAGGGTCACATTGGGAAGAGGCACTCGTGCGTCAATGACTTTGCCAACATGATGGGGTACATGCCGCTGCGGAATTCGACGCATTACATCCACCGCGGCCGCCAAAAGTGATCTGTTATAGCGTGGCAGGGTGTTCCGGTGGTGGGGGAGTTGCATCGTTATTTGGCTCTATTATACGATTAGACTGCCTGTTTTTTCTCGCCTGTGTTTGAATATAGAAAAGATGCATCGATTCATTGCTTTCAACATTGAAAAAGTAGCTGTGAGACGTTGGATCCGCTTTCAGATGAGCTTTGCTGTGCTTGCAAGGCGCCAAGCAGCCCCATCCCACAGGGCTTCACTCGCTGAAAGCCACTCAGCAGGGAGAGGGACAGACATTGAGACACGGACACACCTAAAGCAGCCAAGTTGCGCATCAAAGATTTGGACTATCGATGAAAGCGACAATCCTCACCGCATCGCAATTATTTACTTCTTACATGGTAAATACGGTAACTTAATGTAGGGCTGAATTTCTTCGAGGCACTGGCCACCGATGACTTCTGCACTCATGGTCACCGCAATGCAGCTCACCTCCTCCCAAACCATGTGTCTCAGCCTCCACAGCCAAGAACCAGCCGGATGCGTACACTTTTTGTTGGGACATGTCAAGGGATAAAAAATGGCGTTTTCGTATTGACACTAGATTTACGAGCTGAAATTGCATAAGGTACGAAAACATGCAAAGCGTTACTAGTCCCAACGTTGACAGGTTGATCAACGTGCAACCTTTCCCTTCCGTGCCTGGCAAAACGCCACGCGGAGGGGTTTTGACGTAACTGAATCAGGGGGGTTTCCTCCGGATGGGATTTTCTCCCTGCTTGAAGCCAGTTCCTCAGCCGAAACCTAGACTTTTCAATCGCAGGAACAGGCTTTCATACCTTGGCTAGGGCTGGCTGAACATACGCCATTCAAGACATGGCTTGAATGATTCGAAAGGAGGCAAACCAACTCCTCTCTCTGTTTTCGCCGTCACTTGATGTCGCCTATTCTACGTCCTCTGGCGTGCGCAGCCTGGAACGCTGCCTCGATGGCGACCTCATGATCTCTGTCTTTACGCCTCAATTCCTGCAATGTCTCGGACCTCCTGTCTTCGTCTTTACCCGTCTTGAGAGTATGCTGCAAGGAACATCAAATATCCAATGGCCTCCAAAGGGGCCTGCATCCATGAAGCCTGGATGTTCGGTTTGGGAACAGGGCGCGTGGCAAGATACAAAAGGATCCGCTGGAATAGTTGGAGGATACAGTAGCCAACTCTATCTCTTTGAATCTCCGATCTACCGCAATGAAGCCCAATCATCTCCTACCAGTCCTCGCGGCCGCGGGCATTGATGCGCTCCCTCTATCAACCGGGCTGTCCGATGAAAGCACATTTGGCATGTGCTTCTCCAACGCGGAGTGTTCTGGTTCAACTCCCATCTGTTACGACTATACTTCCACCTGCGTTGGCTGCGTCGTCAGCGGCAATTGCGGAGGATTGACTCCCATTTGCGATACCGACACATTGACCTGCGTCGCGTGTATTTCAAGCGACGACTGTCCTGGGCTGAACGACCTCTGCGATCCCATCACTCTGAGATGTGTTGGCTGCATCTCCGATGCCGAGTGTTCAGGCTCGACTCCTGTTTGCGACCCAGATAGTCGAGTGTGCGTTGCAGGAGTCACCAGCCCTACAGAAGAGCCTCCGGAAGAGCCTATCGAAGAAGCCGTGGACGAAACCCCGGAGCAGCCCGCGGACGAGGCTGTGGAGGAACCCGAGGATGGTGCTCTGGAGCAACCTTTGGGAGAGCCTCACCCTATACTCGACAACCCCAGCGGCTCGGATCTCCCACCCCCGGATCATCCTCTCACCCCAGATCTCTAGCGGCTGGAGATCCCGATAGTTGTGCACACGTTGGATGCAGGGGTGCTGGGATTGCACTACAAATTGGAATGAAGGACGACTCGCTCGCTTGATCTTGTGGGGTTCATTTAAGGCGTATTTTTGGTGCATGGATTGGCAGAATGACACGTCTATATTTGTAGCATTAATGAGCATTTAAATTAATGACAAAAACCAGCCTACGCTTTCACTTACAGTACATGAAACCGACCCTTGACCAACAGTTGTTTTCTGTGCATGCTGACACAACGGCTAACCCTGTAGCTTATGCACGCTGTAGGTTAGAGTAATTAGAGTAATCGAGATCTTGTCTCACTAGTCTGGCCTGTTGACTCATGCAGCGAGACACATCATATCTTGAGTGAATGCAGGGAGAGTCAAGGGCGGTGTTCCTGCAGCCCTAGTGGACTAGCTGAACTTTAGCCACCCGTTGCGTGCCACAAGGTTGGTTTTGCGGAGTAAGACCAGGACACTAGACTAATGAATCACGTCCTTTGAGGAGAAAAGGGCAGATCTCTAGCGTGCTTTTCCTCTAATCTTGCGGCTGCGGGTACAAGACACAATTCCAATGCCCTTGCAGCAGTGAGACATGTCATATGCCAAAGCTGCCCTGCCGCAAAGCTGTGAGACAGTTGGA
This region of Fusarium keratoplasticum isolate Fu6.1 chromosome 7, whole genome shotgun sequence genomic DNA includes:
- a CDS encoding TPT domain-containing protein, with the translated sequence MAPQNELPLQEVPVPRAPWLSPTMHTALYMIAWIVSSNATVIFNKWIIDTAGFDYPILLTGWHLLFASIVTQILAHTTKLLDSRHDLSINRRFYIRTIIPIGIVSSGSLVCANVVYEYLSVAFIQMLKAGSPAVVLFVSWIWAVTTPTVGMIVNIAVIVSGVAMASAGEIAISWTGFAYQAAGLVFEAVRVVMLQVMLGGEGMNMDPLVCLYYTAPVCALVNLTMALAIELPRFQFDTAMSVGPLILLANAAVGFTVNFTSMVLIGKTSGLVTTLTGIFKNILLIACSTAIWRTEITPIQILGYSISLMGLIYYALGVDKLMAAWTSLQSRAAGGYVLLKERTTSYRLMIGLSIGIFLCFITGTLFWWQRGFGIDMSLFSSSG
- a CDS encoding Glyco-transf-64 domain-containing protein; this encodes MKAATFSSSLMWFSRKTTAFAAAAVFCVIFSLVMLHQYSESLPQITWRPYTAPQNGWGIDLDTPVCAESRDIVSEDLWAESRRKYQHLRDDKFTLVISTYKRPDSLNATLSLVLSEEIPTLHEVVVVWNEVNTTAPADFISDYNVRVRFRVSPRNSLNMKLWADPEFRTQAILLSDDDCHYEPDDMGFIFNYWKEHAQDRIVGAFPRSYTIGEDGQYKYSFARGWDRYSMILTGLAFAHISFLDYYSSDDPLMTDIRNLIDEKFNCEDIALNYIVSMLTCNSPLQVVGLKHPINAGGKHGISTKKGHIGKRHSCVNDFANMMGYMPLRNSTHYIHRGRQK